Proteins encoded in a region of the Streptomyces sp. PCS3-D2 genome:
- a CDS encoding alpha/beta fold hydrolase, with product MRQELKIDDRTLSYLDFGGTGRPLLALHGGMSEALAFTGLAAALGDDWRVIAPDQRGHGASDRAPHYRREGYVADAVALLDHLGLDAPVPLLGYSLGGLNAYHLAAAHPDRFAALIGVDATVEIRIPDGPNWFDFLDGLPYTAPTREELLDAAGPAASFVADGLRPLPDGSGWRLAYHPQDMLDSLHACAGDHWDTWLASTCPALLIHGTDSQALTRPVADAMTTRRPKTSYAPLDGDHFAPFTDPDGFHRAVGTFLAAL from the coding sequence ATGCGCCAGGAACTGAAGATCGACGACCGGACCCTCTCCTACCTGGACTTCGGCGGCACCGGCCGCCCGCTCCTCGCCCTGCACGGCGGCATGTCCGAGGCCCTCGCCTTCACCGGACTCGCCGCCGCGCTCGGCGACGACTGGCGGGTCATCGCCCCCGACCAGCGCGGCCACGGCGCATCGGACCGGGCGCCCCACTACCGCCGCGAGGGGTACGTCGCCGACGCCGTGGCCCTCCTCGACCACCTCGGCCTCGACGCCCCGGTGCCGCTGCTCGGCTACTCCCTGGGCGGACTCAACGCCTACCACCTGGCCGCCGCCCACCCGGACCGGTTCGCCGCGCTCATCGGCGTCGACGCCACCGTCGAGATCCGCATCCCCGACGGCCCGAACTGGTTCGACTTCCTCGACGGCCTGCCCTACACCGCCCCCACCCGCGAGGAACTCCTCGACGCCGCCGGACCGGCCGCATCCTTCGTCGCCGACGGGCTGCGGCCCCTCCCGGACGGCAGCGGCTGGCGCCTGGCGTACCACCCGCAGGACATGCTCGACTCCCTCCACGCCTGCGCCGGCGACCACTGGGACACCTGGCTCGCGAGCACCTGCCCGGCCCTGCTGATCCACGGCACCGACAGCCAGGCACTCACCCGGCCGGTCGCCGACGCGATGACCACCCGGCGCCCGAAGACCTCGTACGCACCCCTCGACGGCGACCACTTCGCGCCGTTCACGGACCCGGACGGGTTCCACCGGGCCGTCGGGACGTTCCTGGCGGCCCTCTGA
- a CDS encoding TetR/AcrR family transcriptional regulator, whose translation MGNREDLLAGARRCLEEKGYLRTTVRDIATASGVSMAAIGYHFGSREALLNQALFAAMEEWAAGSGRLAGEGGTAGERYADTWDRKIRDFGEMRWLWLASVEAFVHAQSSPELLAVLAEGQRRNRRTVAAALRGVPPEEVSEQDVRALGSMHIALLSGVMVQTLTDPEQAPDGRELLQGLRSMVELLEDRPPPTDGQIDVCTP comes from the coding sequence ATGGGAAATCGCGAGGACCTGCTGGCCGGAGCCCGGCGCTGCTTGGAGGAGAAGGGGTACCTGCGGACGACCGTGCGCGACATCGCCACGGCGTCGGGGGTGAGCATGGCCGCGATCGGCTACCACTTCGGGTCCCGGGAGGCCCTGCTGAACCAGGCCCTGTTCGCTGCCATGGAGGAGTGGGCCGCGGGATCGGGTCGGCTCGCCGGTGAGGGCGGGACCGCGGGGGAGCGGTACGCCGACACCTGGGACCGCAAGATCCGCGACTTCGGGGAGATGCGCTGGCTCTGGCTCGCCTCCGTCGAGGCCTTCGTTCACGCGCAGTCCTCGCCGGAACTGCTCGCGGTGCTCGCCGAGGGGCAGCGCCGCAACCGCCGTACGGTGGCCGCGGCCCTGCGCGGAGTGCCGCCGGAGGAGGTCTCCGAGCAGGATGTGCGGGCTCTCGGCTCGATGCACATCGCGCTGCTCAGCGGGGTGATGGTGCAGACCCTGACCGATCCGGAGCAGGCGCCGGACGGCCGTGAACTCCTCCAGGGGCTGCGCTCCATGGTCGAACTGCTCGAAGACCGACCGCCGCCGACGGATGGCCAGATTGACGTGTGCACGCCATAA
- a CDS encoding phosphatidylinositol-specific phospholipase C — MGMGTGTAMGRRTFLAGALALGTAAVRGVVPAAAAALGTRDWMAGLGDSTALQRMTIPGTHDSGATKGGLYVACQNTSIAQQLDSGIRFLDIRCRVTGGSFAIHHAAFFQDLMFGDVLAACRTFLAAHPSETVLMRLKQEYSQESDATFRAVFDDYLDHRGWRPLFLITGAPPALGQARGRVLLLADNGGLPGLRYGDGNVFDIQDDYNTEPFAKRGRIENHFRKAVQQPGKLYVNYVSTAAYMPPRWNSDRLNPQVHGFVDGAEMAGRTGLGIVPMDFPNTRSGLVASLIRHN; from the coding sequence ATGGGCATGGGCACCGGAACGGCAATGGGGCGGCGGACCTTCCTGGCCGGAGCGCTGGCCCTCGGAACGGCCGCCGTACGGGGAGTCGTACCCGCCGCGGCGGCGGCACTCGGCACCCGGGACTGGATGGCCGGCCTCGGCGACTCCACCGCCCTCCAGCGGATGACCATCCCCGGCACGCACGATTCCGGCGCGACCAAGGGCGGGCTCTACGTCGCCTGCCAGAACACCTCGATCGCCCAGCAGCTCGACTCCGGCATCCGCTTCCTCGACATACGCTGCCGGGTCACGGGCGGATCCTTCGCCATCCACCACGCGGCGTTCTTCCAGGACCTCATGTTCGGGGACGTCCTCGCCGCCTGCCGGACCTTCCTCGCCGCACATCCTTCCGAGACCGTCCTGATGCGCCTCAAGCAGGAGTACTCGCAGGAGAGCGACGCCACCTTCCGCGCCGTCTTCGACGACTACCTCGACCACCGCGGCTGGCGCCCGCTGTTCCTCATCACCGGCGCCCCGCCCGCGCTCGGACAAGCCCGCGGCAGGGTGCTCCTGCTCGCCGACAACGGTGGCCTGCCCGGCCTGCGCTACGGCGACGGCAACGTCTTCGACATCCAGGACGACTACAACACCGAACCCTTCGCCAAGCGGGGACGGATCGAGAACCACTTCCGCAAGGCCGTCCAGCAGCCCGGCAAGCTCTACGTGAACTACGTCAGCACCGCGGCGTACATGCCGCCGCGGTGGAACTCCGACCGGCTCAACCCGCAGGTGCACGGCTTCGTCGACGGCGCCGAGATGGCCGGCCGGACCGGGCTCGGGATCGTCCCGATGGACTTCCCCAACACCCGCTCCGGCCTGGTCGCCTCACTGATCCGGCACAACTGA